A genome region from Methylohalobius crimeensis 10Ki includes the following:
- a CDS encoding polysaccharide deacetylase family protein has protein sequence MMPIHHALVLNLHQPLGNLPDLWEHNRWEAKEILFAMDRIPRKLWGFEDVARVHLSLSGTLLESLSDPVFQNRVYGTVDVGSLLWHFQNTSLFEILGTAYYHPVLPLIPEADRKEQLWRWLHIGRHLFWRERFPGFWPPEMGFSMELIPLLAELGYRYVLVDSEHVESVTPMDWPQLRYRPHIARYEGAEIVVVVRDRDLSNAQESGMEPEWFCQEVAERTRWCDFPPLVTTCTDGENGGWFRNVTQGSNFWDAFYLPMLMRARFDAEAPRPIFIGEYLDRYGAHGEVKVHSGAWNTGDHSGHGFTQWTGSTRQKDGLAAIEDLSKQIHDLRWRAGELGRGEAEIQYPLSQALSHLLQAETSCHFYWGEAWMERAEQLLKKAEAELETARESLGDE, from the coding sequence ATGATGCCCATCCACCACGCCTTGGTTTTGAACCTGCATCAGCCGCTGGGCAATTTGCCCGATTTATGGGAGCACAACCGCTGGGAGGCCAAGGAAATTCTTTTCGCCATGGACCGCATTCCGAGAAAACTTTGGGGATTCGAGGATGTGGCGCGGGTGCATCTTTCCCTCTCGGGCACCTTGCTGGAGAGCCTTTCCGATCCGGTTTTTCAGAACCGGGTGTACGGAACGGTGGATGTGGGGTCGCTGCTTTGGCATTTTCAAAATACCTCCCTGTTCGAAATACTGGGCACCGCCTATTATCATCCGGTTTTGCCGCTGATTCCCGAAGCGGACCGCAAGGAGCAGCTCTGGCGTTGGCTTCATATCGGCCGGCATCTGTTTTGGCGTGAGCGGTTTCCGGGCTTCTGGCCGCCGGAGATGGGCTTCTCCATGGAACTGATTCCTCTCTTGGCGGAACTGGGCTACCGCTACGTCCTGGTGGACAGCGAACACGTGGAATCGGTGACCCCGATGGATTGGCCGCAGCTGCGTTACCGACCCCATATCGCCCGTTACGAAGGGGCGGAAATCGTCGTGGTGGTGCGCGACCGGGATCTGTCCAATGCGCAGGAGTCGGGGATGGAACCGGAATGGTTCTGCCAGGAAGTGGCCGAGCGCACCCGCTGGTGCGATTTTCCGCCGCTGGTGACCACGTGTACCGACGGCGAGAACGGCGGCTGGTTCCGCAATGTCACCCAAGGATCGAATTTCTGGGATGCCTTCTACTTGCCCATGCTCATGCGGGCCCGATTCGACGCGGAAGCGCCGCGGCCGATTTTCATCGGGGAGTATTTGGATCGTTACGGAGCGCACGGCGAGGTGAAAGTCCATTCGGGTGCGTGGAATACCGGCGATCATTCGGGACACGGATTTACCCAATGGACCGGCTCGACGCGTCAAAAAGATGGCTTGGCGGCGATCGAAGACTTGAGCAAACAGATTCATGATCTGCGTTGGCGTGCCGGAGAGCTGGGCAGGGGGGAGGCGGAGATTCAGTATCCGCTGTCGCAGGCCTTGTCCCATTTGCTCCAGGCCGAGACCAGTTGCCATTTTTATTGGGGAGAGGCCTGGATGGAGCGCGCCGAGCAACTGCTAAAAAAGGCGGAGGCGGAGCTGGAAACCGCCCGCGAATCCTTGGGAGATGAA
- the ccmA gene encoding cytochrome c biogenesis heme-transporting ATPase CcmA: MTEAHTHTPALHVDNLECIRSDRLLFSGLSFHLTGGELLHLEGANGCGKTSLLRILCGLSPPAAGEILWFGKPTRKQRDRFHQELVYLGHHTGVKGELTPLENLTLASRLYRIRPDIDLEDALTQVGLGKHMDAPSRTLSAGQRQRIALARLLLQKATLWILDEPFTSLDVHGVDWVQTLLDAHLQQGGMVVLTSHQPVRTRCPVRKLRLGGKS; this comes from the coding sequence ATGACAGAGGCTCACACCCACACCCCCGCCCTGCACGTAGACAACTTGGAGTGCATTCGAAGCGACCGTTTATTGTTCAGCGGTCTCAGCTTTCATTTAACCGGTGGGGAATTGCTCCACCTGGAAGGCGCCAACGGCTGCGGCAAAACCAGCCTGCTCAGGATTCTTTGTGGTCTCAGCCCGCCGGCAGCCGGGGAAATTCTTTGGTTCGGCAAGCCGACCCGGAAGCAACGGGATCGATTCCATCAAGAGTTGGTGTATCTGGGCCATCACACCGGCGTCAAGGGAGAGTTGACGCCGCTGGAAAACCTCACATTGGCGAGCCGACTCTACCGCATCCGACCGGATATCGACTTGGAAGACGCTTTGACTCAAGTCGGTCTGGGCAAGCACATGGACGCCCCCAGCAGAACCTTGTCCGCCGGCCAGCGCCAGCGCATCGCTCTGGCCCGCCTCCTGCTGCAGAAAGCCACTTTGTGGATTTTGGACGAACCGTTCACTTCCCTCGATGTCCACGGGGTGGATTGGGTGCAAACCCTGTTGGACGCGCATTTGCAGCAAGGTGGAATGGTGGTTTTGACCTCCCACCAACCCGTCCGAACCCGGTGCCCGGTGCGGAAATTACGCCTCGGCGGCAAATCGTGA
- a CDS encoding MarC family protein, whose product MIKEFLSLFVPLLIIMDPAGNLPLFLAMTADLDRTRQVRVAAVACFTAALILFFFGLTGDAALRLFGITVPAFQLAGGFIFFIYALQMFNLIPPPNLKSSAAEEAESLRKNNIALVPLAIPLLAGPGAITAVLVWQQDPTRQISPWLLGSVIAAACACVFLAFYAARWIRRVLGVGGIGVVTRLSGLLLAVIAMQFVIDGLCRVLR is encoded by the coding sequence GTGATCAAGGAGTTTCTGAGCTTATTCGTTCCGCTCTTGATCATCATGGACCCGGCGGGTAATCTGCCGCTTTTCTTGGCCATGACCGCCGATCTCGACCGGACCCGGCAGGTGCGCGTCGCCGCAGTCGCCTGCTTCACCGCCGCCCTGATCCTGTTTTTCTTCGGCCTCACCGGGGATGCGGCACTGCGTTTGTTCGGCATCACCGTACCCGCCTTTCAGCTCGCCGGCGGGTTTATTTTTTTCATCTATGCCCTGCAAATGTTCAACCTGATTCCGCCCCCCAACCTCAAAAGCTCGGCCGCCGAGGAAGCCGAAAGCCTGCGCAAAAACAACATCGCGCTCGTGCCCTTGGCCATCCCCCTGCTGGCGGGTCCCGGCGCCATCACTGCCGTTTTGGTCTGGCAGCAGGACCCCACCCGGCAGATCTCCCCCTGGCTGTTGGGCAGCGTGATCGCCGCCGCATGCGCCTGCGTTTTCTTGGCTTTCTACGCCGCACGCTGGATCCGCCGGGTTTTGGGGGTCGGCGGCATCGGCGTCGTCACCCGCCTGAGCGGACTGTTGCTCGCGGTCATCGCGATGCAATTCGTGATCGACGGCTTGTGCCGGGTCCTTCGTTAG